The Thamnophis elegans isolate rThaEle1 chromosome Z, rThaEle1.pri, whole genome shotgun sequence DNA window TAGTGATTTATCTGATGACAATATTTGGGAACCTCCTCATATTTCTGCTAGTTGTGGCCGACAGACATCTTCACACCCCAATGTATTTCTTCCTGTCAAATTTGTCTTGCCTGGATACTTGCTACAGCTTTAATTTCTTGCCCAAAATGTTGACCAATTTGCTGACTGGAGAGAGAACCATTAGTGTGACTGGATGCCTAGCCCAATATCATTTCTTCTGCATTTGTGCATCAATAGAAACATACCTTTTAGCTGCAATGTCTTATGATCGCTATTTGGCAATTTGTAGACCTTTACAGTACGCTTCTATTATGAACAGCAGATTCTGTTTCTGTCTCATGGTTGCAATAGGCATAAACAGTTTGATATTTAATGTCATTCTTGTAACTGTTGTGGCTCAATTAACCTTTTGTGGGCCTAACGTCATAGATCATTACTTTTGTGATTTATATCCACTGATGAAACTCTCCTGTAGTGACACAAGTCTCTTTGAACGCTTTACTTTTTGCATGACCATTGTTTTCACAATTCCCCCATTCCTGTTAACCCTCACTTCTTACATTTGCATCATCGtcaccatcataaatatcaaaTCCACTACAGGAAGGCATAAAGCCTTTTCAACATGTTCATCTCATCTCATGGTAGTTTGTCTCTTTTATGGCACATTATTCATTGCCTATGCATTGCCAGACACCCCTACCCTAAGATACCTCAATAAAATCATTTCCATTTTCTACACAGTCATGACTCCTCTAGTTAACCCTCTTATCTACACTTTGAGAAACAAAGAAGTTCATAAAGCATTAAGACGAAATTTTGGGAAAGTGATTGTTTTTTTGTCATTTGTCACTTGATACTGACCCTTTTCAATTCTTTGGCAATCAAATTTTAACAAATACTTGGCAATCAGTTGTCAGTAATGAACTGCTATTCTGTTCATTAGAATTGCCTAAGAGTTTGAGCTTGGGCCATGGTTGAAAGAGTTTAATTTGCTTCATGACAGAGTCCAAATGCAACTTACATTTCATCTTCTCCAGCTTTATCTGACCTTGACCTAACTCTTTCTTATCATATGGTCATTACTTTCaatgatttcttttaaaacagattTGAAAGTTGTTGCTATTCTTTTCAGCAGAATTTGGATATTTCTCTGCATAGTTTATTTTTATCTACAATATTTAATGAATTCACTTTGCTGGATACTTTTAGACTTTTCATATAacttataaattaaataaattaattactGAAGTTGTGTTTAAATTGAAAATGAGAATTGCCTCACTTtaaagtcttttctttaaaaagcacagaaaaatactatagaaaacacacacacacacacacacacatatatgtacacacacacacagtaggtttatttgttagttttatctaatataattttaataaaataatcaaaaagaaaaaaaactattatgTGTTTTACAatgattatttattttgattgattttattctatttttatatatgcCTAAAATAttacatgtttccctgaaaataacacaggatcttattttctttcgacccccaaaataagcacttggcctttattatttttgagatgcaggaggtggcaagcatggtcatctcatgactgctgctctgttgcaatattttcagcaagggcttattttgggatttattttagtgcatgcactcaaaagcccaattgggtttattatccaaaAACCTGTGAAAAAattgtgaaaataaataaatacaataactgTTGCTTGAATTTGCCAGTTTGACAAGATGTATAAAGGAAGtttaatttatttagttagtGGAAGATTTTTCAGTACGTACTGCAAATGTATTATTTGTACAAAGTGCTTACCCCCTATGACAATTCTTTGTAAACCACAATGTATTTTCACATTTGTATTTCCTTGAATTCCTGTGATAAATGTAACCCCAGTTTGGAGTTATGCAAACTAATAATCAGGACCTGGTGATATCACTAAAAATATATCTCAAAGCAACCCATCTGACCTTTGAAGCACATGCAAAGTCTGTAGGTCCTGCCTTTTCTTGAAATTAGAAATAAAGTAATTTTTTCAGAATGCTAGCAATAAAAAAGGTATACATTAGTTTTACTACTAGTACATAAATGTGAGCCTTTGGATTCTCAGGATGAATTGCTCAAATAATATTGCAAAGGAGTTAACCATTCTTTACAATTAGAATGCTCTGAATTCAAGAGAAATCCCTAGACTCCTTTTTGGTTCATAATCAA harbors:
- the LOC116521289 gene encoding olfactory receptor 1013-like, producing MLGIEKENQSSIREFILLGFGNLPEVQPFLFWFFLVIYLMTIFGNLLIFLLVVADRHLHTPMYFFLSNLSCLDTCYSFNFLPKMLTNLLTGERTISVTGCLAQYHFFCICASIETYLLAAMSYDRYLAICRPLQYASIMNSRFCFCLMVAIGINSLIFNVILVTVVAQLTFCGPNVIDHYFCDLYPLMKLSCSDTSLFERFTFCMTIVFTIPPFLLTLTSYICIIVTIINIKSTTGRHKAFSTCSSHLMVVCLFYGTLFIAYALPDTPTLRYLNKIISIFYTVMTPLVNPLIYTLRNKEVHKALRRNFGKVIVFLSFVT